A part of Thiomicrorhabdus sediminis genomic DNA contains:
- a CDS encoding DegT/DnrJ/EryC1/StrS family aminotransferase yields MMLNTQFSPWPSYTQEEADAVQKVLLSNKVNYWTGNECREFEKEFAGWCGTEYAVAVANGTVALDLALIALKVGVGDEVIVTSRTFLASVSSIVNSGATPIFADVSADSQNITPDSVRKVISSKTKAIICVHLAGWPCDMDGMLEIANEFGLYVIEDCAQAHGAKYKGRSVGSIGHIGAWSFCQDKIMTTGGEGGMVTTNDESLWKKMWAYKDHGKSWEAIYERKHPPGFRWIHESFGTNWRMTEMQAVLGRIQLKRMPDWNQRRLSYANQIWHTSSKLKGLRVPIVPHEIEHAAYKCYVFVDPVNLNEGWNRDRIMNEIAQHGVPCYSGSCSEVYLEAAFDETGLRPEKPLPNAKELGETSLMFLVHPTLTNQEIDKTCETLTMVMQKAQKS; encoded by the coding sequence ATGATGTTAAATACGCAATTCTCTCCTTGGCCCTCTTATACTCAGGAAGAGGCTGATGCTGTCCAGAAGGTTTTATTATCAAATAAAGTTAACTATTGGACTGGAAATGAGTGCCGTGAGTTTGAAAAAGAATTTGCCGGTTGGTGTGGTACAGAATATGCCGTAGCTGTTGCTAATGGAACCGTTGCTTTAGACTTGGCGTTGATTGCTTTGAAGGTAGGTGTAGGTGATGAGGTCATCGTGACTTCACGTACTTTTTTGGCATCGGTATCATCGATAGTTAATTCTGGAGCGACCCCCATTTTTGCTGATGTGTCTGCCGATTCTCAAAATATTACTCCTGATTCAGTTCGAAAAGTTATTTCATCTAAAACCAAGGCTATTATTTGTGTTCATTTAGCAGGTTGGCCATGTGACATGGATGGTATGCTTGAGATTGCTAATGAGTTTGGTTTATATGTCATTGAAGATTGTGCTCAAGCTCATGGTGCAAAATATAAGGGAAGGTCTGTTGGTTCGATAGGGCATATTGGTGCTTGGAGTTTTTGCCAGGATAAAATCATGACCACTGGTGGAGAAGGTGGAATGGTCACGACAAATGATGAATCTTTATGGAAAAAAATGTGGGCTTACAAAGACCATGGGAAATCTTGGGAAGCGATTTATGAGCGTAAGCATCCTCCAGGTTTTCGATGGATACACGAGTCATTCGGAACAAATTGGCGAATGACTGAAATGCAGGCCGTATTGGGGCGTATCCAGCTTAAGAGAATGCCTGATTGGAATCAAAGGCGTCTTAGTTATGCAAACCAGATATGGCACACATCAAGTAAATTAAAAGGTCTACGCGTTCCTATTGTTCCACATGAGATCGAACATGCCGCTTATAAATGTTATGTTTTCGTTGACCCAGTGAATCTCAATGAAGGCTGGAATCGCGATAGAATAATGAACGAGATTGCACAACACGGTGTTCCTTGTTATTCAGGTTCGTGTTCTGAGGTTTACCTAGAAGCAGCATTTGATGAAACCGGTCTTAGACCTGAAAAACCGTTACCAAACGCAAAAGAGCTTGGCGAAACTTCTTTAATGTTTCTAGTACACCCAACTTTAACAAATCAAGAAATTGATAAAACCTGTGAGACTCTGACTATGGTTATGCAGAAAGCGCAAAAATCGTGA
- a CDS encoding ComEA family DNA-binding protein: MKSIRSLLTALALSILSFQAAASPVNVNTASVEEISSALKGIGPAKAQAISDFCQQKKCTTAEDLLQVKGIGEKTLAKISADLQFE; encoded by the coding sequence ATGAAAAGTATCAGATCGTTATTAACTGCTTTAGCGTTGAGTATATTAAGTTTTCAAGCCGCTGCTTCACCGGTGAATGTCAATACTGCCAGTGTGGAGGAGATTTCTTCGGCATTAAAAGGTATTGGTCCGGCCAAAGCTCAGGCGATTAGTGATTTTTGCCAGCAGAAAAAATGCACTACAGCCGAAGACTTGTTGCAAGTTAAAGGAATTGGTGAGAAAACCCTTGCCAAAATTTCTGCCGATTTACAGTTTGAATAA
- a CDS encoding polysaccharide biosynthesis protein has protein sequence MISWLLSAARWQKRLISVTVDVLALSLISLIAIWLRLGSFEVDYAYYASAVVLLPVIFIPVFIKFELYRAVVRYISYRFIMTVFLAVSVAFVLWSTLIFLLDMPYPRSALIIAWFVVLVYTSGSRLIARWLLLNIAGVNVESEPVIIFGAGQSGRQLMQALSGVTNKRVVAFIDDNSHLHNQKIGSLKVYSRDDLVQLIEKFQVKELLLAIPSLKTRQRKELLNWLTSFSVKISTVPSFDEIMSGKLSSSDVRDVNIDDLLGREPVLPNDTLLHQCIESKNILITGGGGSIGSELCRQIIGLNPRKVVVFELNEFSLYAIEQELNALKFELNLSVELFFVLGDIKQSAKIKKVIEFYSIDTIYHAAAYKHVPIVEHNIAEGIENNAFGTFIVAKAAAELGVKNFVLISTDKAVRPTNFMGASKRMAELALQALQQEYSDVRFVMVRFGNVLGSSGSVIPLFKKQIAEGGPVTVTHPEITRFFMTIPEAASLVIQAGSMGSGGDVFVLDMGEPVKIADLAKKLIKLSGFQSYEDDGIGEIEIVYTGLRPGEKLYEELLIGDNVSGTQHPRIMRANEYSMSLNEFESKLNNIRQLLQEGGYEGLREAVQSMVEGFNHYSEIVDYLKKA, from the coding sequence TTGATCTCTTGGTTACTCTCAGCCGCGCGCTGGCAAAAAAGACTGATTTCAGTAACAGTTGATGTTTTGGCATTATCGTTAATAAGCTTGATTGCGATTTGGCTTCGTTTGGGAAGTTTTGAGGTTGACTATGCTTACTATGCGTCAGCTGTTGTTTTATTGCCAGTAATCTTTATTCCAGTTTTTATTAAATTTGAACTCTATCGAGCCGTAGTAAGATATATAAGCTACCGTTTTATTATGACGGTCTTCCTTGCGGTATCTGTTGCATTTGTTCTTTGGTCAACACTGATTTTTTTATTGGATATGCCTTATCCGCGGTCGGCATTAATTATTGCTTGGTTTGTAGTTCTTGTATATACCAGCGGTTCGCGTTTAATTGCACGTTGGTTATTGCTCAATATTGCCGGAGTGAATGTTGAATCAGAGCCTGTTATTATTTTTGGTGCTGGCCAGTCTGGTCGCCAGTTAATGCAAGCATTATCAGGTGTAACCAATAAACGAGTCGTTGCTTTTATAGATGATAATTCACATCTGCATAATCAGAAAATTGGTTCACTAAAAGTATATAGCCGTGATGATTTAGTTCAATTAATTGAAAAATTTCAAGTCAAAGAGCTTTTACTGGCGATACCGAGTTTGAAAACAAGGCAGCGTAAAGAGTTATTGAATTGGTTGACGAGCTTTTCAGTTAAGATCTCCACCGTCCCGAGTTTTGATGAAATTATGAGTGGGAAGTTGTCATCCTCCGATGTGAGAGATGTCAATATAGATGATTTATTAGGACGAGAACCCGTATTGCCAAATGATACTCTTCTTCATCAATGCATTGAGAGTAAAAATATTTTGATTACTGGAGGTGGTGGATCCATCGGCTCAGAGTTGTGTCGTCAAATTATTGGTTTAAATCCCCGAAAAGTAGTAGTGTTCGAATTGAATGAGTTTTCTCTATATGCCATAGAACAAGAACTTAACGCATTGAAATTCGAGTTAAACCTAAGTGTGGAGCTTTTTTTTGTATTGGGGGATATTAAGCAGTCGGCCAAAATTAAAAAGGTTATAGAGTTTTATTCTATAGACACAATTTATCATGCCGCCGCCTACAAACATGTGCCTATTGTTGAGCATAATATTGCAGAAGGTATTGAAAATAATGCATTCGGGACATTTATTGTTGCAAAGGCTGCGGCTGAGCTGGGCGTTAAAAATTTTGTACTGATTTCTACCGATAAGGCTGTTAGGCCCACCAATTTTATGGGGGCTAGTAAAAGAATGGCCGAATTGGCATTACAAGCACTCCAGCAAGAGTATAGTGATGTTCGCTTTGTAATGGTTCGCTTTGGAAACGTTCTGGGTTCATCGGGTTCTGTTATCCCGCTTTTTAAGAAACAGATAGCTGAAGGTGGGCCAGTTACTGTTACCCATCCTGAGATTACACGTTTTTTTATGACAATTCCTGAAGCTGCTTCTTTAGTCATACAGGCTGGTTCCATGGGCAGTGGTGGAGATGTATTTGTTTTAGATATGGGGGAGCCTGTAAAAATTGCAGATTTAGCTAAAAAACTTATCAAACTTTCTGGATTCCAATCTTATGAAGACGATGGGATCGGTGAAATAGAGATTGTTTATACTGGATTGCGTCCAGGTGAGAAACTTTATGAGGAATTGCTAATTGGGGATAATGTGAGCGGAACTCAACATCCTAGAATTATGAGAGCCAATGAATATTCAATGAGTTTAAATGAGTTTGAATCAAAGTTAAATAATATTAGGCAGCTTCTACAGGAAGGTGGGTATGAAGGTTTGAGGGAAGCCGTTCAATCCATGGTAGAAGGTTTTAATCATTATTCTGAAATTGTAGATTATTTAAAGAAGGCTTAG
- the uvrB gene encoding excinuclease ABC subunit UvrB — protein MSKAFELVSQYQPNGDQPTAIAKLVEGIENGEAYQTLLGVTGSGKTFTVANVVKTIQRPTIILAHNKTLAAQLYGEMKGFFPNNAVEYFVSYYDYYQPEAYVPASDTYIAKDSSVNEQIEQLRLSATKALLEREDVILIATVSAIYGLGDPEMYLKMILQVRLGDTISQRDILARLTSMQYTRNDVELWRGTFRVRGDVIDIFPAEAEEYAVRIELFDDEVENIGWFDPLTGEIIAKVTRVTVYPKSHYVTPRERTLQVVEQVKVDLKERLEQLRSMNKLVEAQRLEERTKLDIEMMVELGYCTGIENYSRYLSGRNAGEAPPTLMDYLPKNALMVIDESHVTIPQIGGMYKGDRSRKENLVTYGFRLPSALDNRPMKFEEFERAMPQTIFVSATPGNYEAEHCPEMIEQVVRPTGLLDPELEVRPATTQVDDLLGEIRLRAEKNERILVTTLTKRMAENLTEYLEDHQVRVRYMHSDIDTVERIEIIRDLRLGEFDVLVGINLLREGLDIPEVSLVAILDADKEGFLRSERSLIQTIGRAARNVEGKAILYADKITKSMKKAIDETERRRAKQMQYNLDHGITPQGLNKKVSDILEGSPYSSKSSRKQSATKAAEKTQQYTSTPEMTPAQLASHIKKLEKQMYKAAKDLDFEAAAQLRDEVKTLKTNMVGIGDLR, from the coding sequence GTGTCGAAAGCATTTGAACTCGTTTCGCAATATCAGCCTAATGGAGACCAGCCGACCGCAATTGCCAAATTGGTGGAAGGAATTGAAAACGGGGAAGCTTATCAAACGCTTTTAGGGGTCACCGGTTCTGGTAAAACCTTCACGGTGGCGAATGTGGTCAAAACGATTCAGCGGCCTACCATTATCCTCGCCCACAATAAAACCTTGGCGGCTCAGCTTTATGGCGAGATGAAAGGCTTTTTTCCTAATAATGCAGTGGAATATTTTGTCTCCTATTACGATTACTATCAACCAGAAGCCTATGTACCGGCTTCGGATACCTATATCGCCAAGGATTCATCGGTCAATGAACAGATCGAGCAGCTGCGATTGTCCGCCACCAAAGCATTGCTGGAGCGTGAGGATGTGATTCTGATCGCCACGGTATCGGCGATTTACGGTTTGGGTGATCCGGAAATGTATTTGAAGATGATCCTTCAGGTGCGCTTGGGCGATACCATCAGTCAGCGAGATATTTTGGCTCGTTTGACTTCGATGCAATACACCCGCAATGATGTCGAACTGTGGCGCGGTACTTTTCGAGTGCGCGGTGATGTGATTGATATTTTCCCGGCGGAAGCCGAAGAGTATGCGGTACGTATCGAATTATTCGATGACGAGGTCGAAAATATCGGCTGGTTTGATCCTTTAACCGGCGAGATCATTGCCAAGGTGACTCGTGTCACGGTCTATCCTAAATCGCATTATGTAACACCTAGGGAACGCACCTTGCAGGTGGTCGAACAGGTTAAGGTGGATTTGAAAGAGCGTTTGGAACAGTTACGTTCGATGAATAAGCTGGTTGAGGCGCAGCGCCTTGAAGAGCGCACCAAGCTTGATATCGAAATGATGGTTGAGCTCGGATACTGCACCGGCATCGAGAACTATTCACGCTATCTCTCCGGGCGCAATGCCGGGGAAGCGCCACCGACCTTAATGGACTATTTGCCAAAAAATGCGTTGATGGTGATTGATGAAAGCCATGTCACCATTCCGCAAATCGGCGGCATGTACAAAGGCGACCGCTCGCGTAAAGAGAATCTGGTGACTTACGGTTTCCGCCTGCCATCGGCGTTGGATAACCGTCCGATGAAGTTCGAAGAGTTCGAGCGCGCTATGCCGCAGACGATTTTTGTGTCGGCAACCCCCGGTAATTATGAAGCCGAGCATTGCCCGGAGATGATCGAGCAGGTGGTGCGTCCGACCGGCTTGTTGGATCCCGAATTGGAAGTCCGTCCGGCAACCACCCAGGTCGATGACCTGCTTGGTGAAATTCGTTTACGCGCCGAAAAGAATGAGCGCATTCTGGTTACTACCTTGACCAAACGTATGGCGGAGAATTTGACCGAGTATCTGGAGGATCATCAAGTGCGTGTGCGCTATATGCACTCGGATATCGATACAGTGGAGCGCATTGAGATTATCCGTGATTTGCGTTTAGGCGAGTTCGATGTGCTGGTGGGGATTAACCTGTTGCGAGAAGGGTTGGATATTCCAGAAGTGTCCCTGGTGGCGATTTTGGATGCGGATAAGGAAGGTTTTTTACGTTCCGAGCGTTCATTGATTCAGACCATTGGCCGTGCGGCGCGAAATGTTGAAGGTAAAGCGATTCTTTATGCCGACAAAATCACCAAGTCGATGAAAAAGGCCATTGATGAAACCGAGCGCCGTCGTGCCAAACAGATGCAGTACAATTTGGATCACGGCATTACCCCGCAAGGTTTGAACAAAAAGGTCAGCGATATTCTTGAAGGTTCTCCTTATAGCAGCAAATCATCACGTAAACAGTCTGCGACAAAAGCCGCTGAGAAAACACAGCAATATACGTCAACACCGGAGATGACCCCGGCTCAGTTGGCAAGTCATATCAAGAAGTTGGAAAAACAGATGTATAAAGCGGCCAAGGATCTCGATTTTGAAGCCGCCGCGCAGCTTCGCGACGAGGTGAAAACCTTGAAAACTAATATGGTTGGCATTGGTGATTTAAGGTAG
- a CDS encoding DNA ligase gives MISLVFVLGFFVSGIANSAPQLLLLQQWEGFNRSQDIKGWLVSEKLDGVRAYWDGKNLLSRQGHKINAPEWFIEGLPAFELDGELWIGRNMFAETFSIVSQYVPDKRWQKVGYYIFEVPNQAGCLLERLQVLRDYLHERPLHHVHLIEQKPVANREELEGLLASMSSQGAEGLVIRKADEPYQTGRSNTALKLKLKQDAECEVVGYTSGKGKYINQVGALKCRLLAEQIQRLFPDLTIDTVIKIGSGLTDCLRAQPPVIGSRIQFEYSGLTKNGLPRFPVFKGVDKRL, from the coding sequence ATGATAAGCCTAGTCTTCGTACTAGGCTTTTTTGTTTCTGGCATAGCGAATTCCGCGCCTCAGCTGTTGTTATTGCAACAGTGGGAGGGTTTCAATCGCAGCCAGGATATCAAAGGTTGGCTGGTCAGTGAAAAGCTTGATGGTGTCAGAGCTTATTGGGATGGCAAAAACTTGCTTTCCAGGCAAGGTCATAAAATCAATGCTCCAGAATGGTTTATAGAAGGGCTGCCCGCTTTTGAATTGGATGGTGAGCTTTGGATTGGGCGTAACATGTTTGCAGAAACCTTTTCGATTGTCAGTCAATATGTGCCTGATAAGCGATGGCAGAAGGTTGGTTATTATATTTTTGAAGTACCAAATCAAGCAGGCTGCTTATTAGAGCGACTTCAAGTGCTTAGGGATTATTTACATGAACGCCCGCTTCATCATGTTCATCTTATCGAGCAAAAACCTGTTGCAAATAGAGAAGAACTGGAAGGTTTATTGGCCAGCATGAGTTCTCAAGGTGCGGAAGGCTTGGTGATCAGAAAAGCCGACGAACCTTATCAAACAGGACGCTCAAACACGGCGTTGAAATTAAAGCTTAAACAGGACGCAGAGTGTGAAGTGGTTGGTTATACCTCGGGCAAAGGTAAGTATATCAATCAGGTTGGGGCTTTAAAGTGTCGCTTACTGGCAGAACAAATCCAACGGTTATTTCCAGATTTAACGATCGATACCGTGATTAAAATCGGCAGTGGGCTAACGGATTGTTTGCGGGCGCAGCCGCCCGTAATTGGCAGTAGAATTCAATTTGAATATTCGGGCCTGACTAAAAACGGTTTGCCGCGCTTTCCGGTATTTAAGGGTGTGGATAAACGTTTATAG
- a CDS encoding pyridoxal phosphate-dependent aminotransferase yields MANLSDRVNRVKPSLTLVITAKAQELKRAGKDIISLGAGEPDFDTPDHIKNAAIEAIKNGETRYTAVDGTADLKEAIQAKFKRDNGIDYEMNQILVSSGGKQSFYNLCQAFLNDGDEVIIPAPYWVSYPDMVLLAGGEPIVIEAGIEQGFKVTAEQIEAAISDKTRLLVLNSPSNPTGAVYTADELKAIGDMLAKYPNIVIASDDMYEHIMLDDTGFTNILEVSPELYDRTVVMNGVSKAYSMTGWRIGYAGGPAELIAGMRKVQSQSTSNPCSVSQAASVEALNGSQDCIQVMLVEFKKRHEYVVERINNLPGFKCIKASGAFYSFMDIREAMTIKGYNTDTDFVAALLEEQLVAAVPGSAFGADGYMRISFATSMENLVKALDRFEAFMKA; encoded by the coding sequence ATGGCCAACCTATCTGACCGTGTCAATCGTGTTAAACCTTCTCTTACTCTCGTAATCACCGCAAAAGCTCAAGAACTGAAGCGCGCAGGCAAAGACATTATCAGCCTCGGTGCCGGTGAACCAGACTTTGACACTCCGGACCATATTAAAAACGCGGCCATTGAAGCCATTAAAAACGGCGAAACACGTTATACGGCCGTTGACGGTACCGCAGATTTAAAAGAAGCAATTCAGGCCAAATTCAAACGTGATAACGGCATCGATTATGAAATGAACCAGATTCTGGTTTCATCCGGAGGTAAACAGAGTTTTTACAACCTTTGCCAGGCGTTTCTAAACGATGGTGACGAGGTCATTATTCCAGCACCCTACTGGGTCTCTTATCCGGATATGGTGTTATTGGCAGGTGGCGAACCGATAGTTATCGAGGCCGGTATCGAACAAGGCTTTAAAGTCACGGCAGAACAGATTGAAGCAGCCATTAGCGACAAGACCCGTTTACTGGTGCTAAACAGCCCGTCCAATCCTACCGGTGCGGTTTATACCGCCGATGAGCTCAAAGCGATTGGTGACATGTTAGCGAAGTATCCAAATATTGTGATCGCCTCTGATGATATGTATGAACACATCATGCTGGATGACACCGGCTTCACCAATATTTTAGAAGTATCCCCAGAACTCTATGACCGTACAGTGGTGATGAACGGCGTATCTAAAGCCTATTCGATGACAGGCTGGCGTATCGGTTATGCTGGTGGCCCTGCCGAGCTAATCGCCGGTATGCGTAAGGTTCAGTCACAAAGTACTTCAAACCCTTGCTCAGTTTCACAGGCGGCATCGGTCGAAGCCTTAAACGGTTCTCAAGACTGCATTCAAGTAATGCTGGTTGAATTCAAAAAACGCCACGAATATGTGGTGGAAAGAATCAACAATCTGCCGGGCTTCAAATGCATCAAGGCAAGCGGTGCTTTCTATTCATTTATGGATATCCGTGAAGCGATGACAATCAAAGGTTACAACACCGATACCGATTTTGTTGCTGCGTTATTAGAAGAGCAACTGGTCGCAGCGGTACCGGGTTCGGCGTTTGGTGCCGATGGTTATATGCGTATTTCTTTTGCCACCAGCATGGAAAACCTGGTTAAGGCACTGGATCGTTTTGAAGCCTTTATGAAAGCTTAA